In Drosophila suzukii chromosome Y, CBGP_Dsuzu_IsoJpt1.0, whole genome shotgun sequence, the following proteins share a genomic window:
- the LOC139353547 gene encoding uncharacterized protein, with the protein MDLRSWRKVLIQWVSSRDPGIFAGLPDAIHLRDFPTQVIECRFTEHNFITLEQSDIDAFFSIYVQKAQVAPVEEENALPTQPGEHRSPLQNFLRDHYPEFSAHIDGRGQLVTADYVYV; encoded by the exons ATGGACCTGCGCAGCTGGCGTAAGGTCCTTATCCAGTGGGTAAGTAGTAGAGATCCTGGGATCTTCGCAGGTCTTCCCGATGCCATCCACTTACGCGATTTCCCGACACAGGTCATCGAGTGTCGCTTCACCGAACACAACTTCATCACGCTGGAGCAGTCAGACATCGATGCCTTCTTCTCGATCTACGTGCAAAAGGCCCAGGTGGCGCCGGTGGAGGAGGAGAACGCGCTGCCGACCCAGCCCGGGGAGCACCGCTCGCCTCTGCAGAACTTCCTCCGAG ATCATTATCCAGAGTTCAGTGCCCACATAGATGGCCGTGGACAACTTGTGACCGCGGACTACGTGTACGTCTAA